A region from the Methylocystis iwaonis genome encodes:
- a CDS encoding Txe/YoeB family addiction module toxin, whose translation MKLIFSESAWEDYLHWQAQDAKILERINSLIKECQRTPFTGTGKPEPLRGDLRGWWSRRITLEHRLVYRVEGESLLIAQCRHHY comes from the coding sequence ATGAAGCTCATCTTCTCGGAAAGCGCCTGGGAGGATTATCTCCACTGGCAGGCGCAGGACGCGAAGATTCTCGAACGCATTAATTCACTCATCAAGGAATGCCAGCGCACGCCTTTTACAGGCACTGGAAAGCCCGAGCCTTTGCGGGGGGATTTACGGGGCTGGTGGTCTCGGCGGATTACGCTGGAGCATCGCCTGGTATATCGCGTCGAAGGCGAGAGCCTGCTGATTGCGCAGTGTCGCCATCATTATTGA
- a CDS encoding sodium:proton exchanger, producing the protein MGASAALVGVAGATHVLHAGAIVSFLACALALAGVAHVIGEATDQVGNHLSPSTTGLIQSAVGSLPELFVCIFSLQAGLVTVVQASLIGSILANVLLVLGLAFVVGGWRHGVLEFNARTPRMIASLLLLAVSALVLPTLANELHLAAASHEQELAVVCAVVLLLVFAILTKSMLEQGQRAVPAEAHARAHAWPLSTAIAVLLVCAGGAALVSDWFVEALEPAIDTLGLSQTFAGLVVVAIAGNAIENVVGVRLAAAGKSELAVSVVLTSALQVAVVIVPVLVLASFTMGGAAFTLAVPPILAVALFFSVLVVTVVTVDGQADMVDGAALIGLYAIIAAIFWWG; encoded by the coding sequence ATGGGCGCCTCTGCCGCGCTCGTCGGCGTGGCTGGCGCCACGCATGTCTTACATGCCGGCGCGATCGTCAGCTTCCTGGCCTGCGCGCTCGCGCTCGCCGGCGTCGCTCATGTCATCGGCGAGGCGACGGATCAAGTCGGCAATCACTTGAGCCCCTCGACAACAGGGCTCATCCAATCGGCAGTGGGAAGTCTTCCCGAACTTTTCGTGTGTATCTTCTCACTGCAAGCGGGACTAGTCACCGTGGTGCAGGCCTCGTTGATTGGCTCGATCCTCGCCAATGTCCTGCTGGTGCTGGGCCTCGCCTTTGTCGTGGGCGGGTGGCGCCATGGCGTGCTGGAATTCAACGCCCGGACGCCCCGCATGATCGCTTCGCTCCTGCTGCTCGCCGTCTCGGCGCTGGTCCTGCCGACGCTCGCAAACGAGCTGCATCTGGCGGCCGCGTCGCATGAGCAGGAGCTTGCCGTTGTCTGCGCCGTCGTGTTGCTGCTGGTCTTCGCGATCCTGACGAAATCGATGCTCGAGCAAGGCCAGCGCGCCGTGCCGGCGGAGGCCCATGCGCGCGCCCACGCCTGGCCGCTCTCGACCGCGATCGCCGTGCTGCTCGTCTGCGCCGGCGGCGCGGCGCTGGTCTCCGATTGGTTCGTCGAGGCGCTGGAGCCCGCGATCGATACGCTCGGGTTGAGCCAGACTTTCGCGGGGCTCGTCGTCGTCGCCATCGCTGGCAATGCGATCGAGAATGTCGTGGGCGTGCGCCTTGCTGCGGCGGGCAAATCGGAGCTTGCGGTCAGCGTCGTGCTGACGAGCGCGCTTCAGGTCGCGGTGGTCATTGTGCCGGTCCTGGTGCTGGCGAGCTTTACCATGGGCGGCGCGGCCTTCACGCTCGCCGTCCCGCCGATCCTGGCGGTCGCGCTGTTTTTTTCCGTCCTGGTCGTGACGGTGGTGACCGTCGACGGCCAGGCCGACATGGTCGACGGCGCGGCGCTCATCGGCCTCTACGCGATCATCGCCGCGATTTTCTGGTGGGGCTAA
- a CDS encoding MOSC domain-containing protein, translating into MTLAPAHPLVLIGAIAPLGDAGRTSAIVKAPTPGPWRIGQTGLEGDAQADLKHHGGPEKALHHYAFDHYAPWRAEIGDAAALAAPGAFGENLSTSGWTEETVRLGDVIRFGSALLQVSQGRQPCFKLNLRFGLRDMAARVQRSGRTGWYYRVLQEGVAQEGDALALIERPCPDWPLARLSRLLYRDTRDREGLAAMAALPQLAEGWRALAQRRLDTGKTENWSARLYGRQRQS; encoded by the coding sequence ATGACTCTCGCTCCTGCTCATCCTCTCGTTTTGATCGGGGCAATCGCGCCGCTCGGCGACGCCGGGCGGACGAGCGCGATCGTCAAAGCGCCCACCCCCGGCCCATGGCGAATTGGCCAGACGGGGTTAGAAGGCGACGCCCAGGCCGATCTCAAACATCATGGCGGGCCAGAAAAAGCGCTGCACCACTACGCATTCGATCATTACGCGCCCTGGCGCGCGGAGATCGGCGACGCCGCTGCCCTCGCCGCGCCCGGCGCCTTCGGCGAGAACTTGTCGACGTCCGGCTGGACGGAGGAGACCGTCCGCCTCGGCGACGTCATCCGCTTTGGCTCCGCGCTCTTGCAGGTGAGCCAGGGACGCCAGCCCTGCTTCAAGCTCAATCTGCGTTTCGGCCTGCGCGACATGGCGGCGCGCGTCCAGCGCAGCGGCCGCACGGGCTGGTATTATCGCGTGCTGCAAGAAGGCGTCGCGCAAGAGGGCGACGCCCTCGCGCTGATCGAGCGCCCCTGCCCCGATTGGCCGCTCGCGCGCCTCTCCCGGCTGCTTTACCGCGACACGCGCGACCGCGAAGGTCTCGCCGCCATGGCCGCGCTCCCGCAACTGGCGGAGGGTTGGCGCGCGCTGGCGCAGCGGCGTCTCGACACCGGCAAGACCGAAAACTGGAGCGCCCGGCTCTACGGCCGGCAGCGCCAGAGCTGA
- a CDS encoding class I SAM-dependent methyltransferase, whose amino-acid sequence MSSRSQDLLQDNLFTGKIGAEYDILRLMCPNHVLLAKRLSATVAAWKPDETLKGFEIGCGTGISTTLMLAARDALTLTAVDSAAAMLDQARENLADDVKAGRVTFQEADALDALKALPDNSLDLVASNYAIHNFLDDYRSKVLAEVHRVLKPGGLFVNGDRYAMDDRAAHLQDTQETVRRWFKLFREINRLDLLEDWVVHFYSDESPEHLMYFTPSMRLLETLGFAVTVDYREGVDTLVRAVKA is encoded by the coding sequence ATGTCGTCACGCTCACAAGACTTGCTGCAGGACAATCTTTTCACGGGAAAGATCGGCGCGGAATACGACATTCTGCGGCTGATGTGCCCCAACCACGTCCTGCTCGCCAAGCGCCTCAGCGCGACGGTCGCCGCCTGGAAGCCCGACGAGACGCTGAAAGGTTTCGAAATCGGCTGCGGCACCGGCATCAGCACCACTTTGATGCTCGCCGCGCGCGACGCCCTCACGCTGACCGCCGTCGACAGCGCGGCGGCGATGCTCGATCAGGCGCGCGAAAATCTGGCGGATGACGTGAAGGCGGGCCGCGTGACCTTCCAGGAAGCCGACGCGCTCGACGCGCTGAAGGCGCTGCCCGACAATAGCCTCGACCTCGTCGCCTCCAATTACGCCATTCACAATTTCCTCGACGATTACCGTTCCAAGGTTCTCGCCGAAGTGCATCGCGTGCTGAAACCCGGCGGCCTCTTCGTCAATGGCGACCGCTATGCGATGGACGACCGCGCCGCGCATCTGCAGGACACGCAGGAGACGGTGCGCCGCTGGTTCAAGCTCTTCCGGGAAATCAACCGGCTCGACCTCCTCGAGGATTGGGTGGTGCATTTCTACAGCGACGAATCGCCCGAACACCTCATGTATTTCACGCCGTCGATGCGGCTGCTCGAAACGCTCGGCTTTGCGGTGACGGTCGATTATCGCGAGGGCGTCGATACGCTGGTGCGGGCGGTGAAAGCGTGA
- a CDS encoding YihY/virulence factor BrkB family protein codes for MAANEAPSANPAAVERGRAAATPSEIPSRGWKDVLARVYDDINQHRILAIAAGVTFYALLAIFPAIAAFVAIYGLVADPSTISGHLQALSGFLPAEGLSIIGDQIRRVAAQGATKLGLASVIGLLFSLWSANAGMKAIFDALNVVYQEEEKRGFFKLNAISLGFTLAGMALLALSLGAMVILPRALEAVGLPALETWTSWLRWPALVIVIAIATSVIYRYGPSRDRAQWRWVSWGAAFAAIFWLIASLLFSWYAANLGKFNETYGSLGAAIGFMLWLWVSAIVLLVGAELDAEMEHQTAKDTTTGAPQPLGERGAVMADTIGQPKS; via the coding sequence ATGGCGGCGAATGAGGCTCCTTCAGCAAATCCTGCGGCAGTCGAGCGGGGCAGGGCGGCGGCGACGCCGTCTGAAATCCCGTCGCGCGGCTGGAAGGATGTGCTGGCGCGCGTCTATGACGATATCAACCAGCACCGCATTCTCGCCATCGCCGCGGGCGTCACTTTCTATGCGCTGCTGGCGATCTTTCCCGCCATCGCCGCCTTTGTGGCGATCTACGGGCTCGTCGCCGACCCTTCGACGATCAGCGGTCATCTTCAGGCCCTCTCGGGCTTTCTGCCCGCCGAAGGCCTGTCGATCATCGGCGATCAAATCCGCCGCGTCGCCGCGCAGGGCGCGACAAAGCTCGGGCTCGCCTCGGTCATCGGGCTGCTGTTTTCGCTCTGGAGCGCCAATGCCGGCATGAAGGCGATCTTCGACGCGCTCAATGTCGTTTATCAGGAAGAGGAGAAGCGCGGCTTCTTCAAGCTCAACGCCATATCGCTGGGCTTCACGCTCGCAGGCATGGCGCTGCTTGCCCTTTCCCTGGGCGCCATGGTGATCTTGCCGCGCGCGCTTGAAGCGGTTGGGCTCCCCGCGCTCGAAACCTGGACTTCGTGGCTGCGCTGGCCGGCTTTGGTCATCGTCATCGCGATCGCGACCTCGGTCATCTATCGCTATGGGCCGAGCCGCGACCGGGCGCAATGGCGCTGGGTGAGCTGGGGCGCCGCTTTCGCAGCGATCTTCTGGTTGATCGCCTCGCTGCTTTTCTCTTGGTATGCGGCCAATCTGGGCAAGTTCAACGAAACCTATGGGTCGCTCGGCGCGGCCATCGGCTTTATGCTGTGGCTGTGGGTGTCGGCGATTGTGCTGCTGGTCGGCGCCGAACTCGACGCCGAGATGGAGCATCAGACGGCGAAAGACACGACAACGGGCGCGCCGCAACCCTTGGGCGAGCGCGGCGCCGTGATGGCGGATACGATTGGCCAGCCGAAGTCGTAG
- a CDS encoding type II toxin-antitoxin system Phd/YefM family antitoxin, whose translation MRTTSYSDLRKNLAATLDRVTEDHEPVVITRDRGKPAAVLISLEDFASYEETAYLLKSPRNAERLLASIKELEAGGGAERKLSE comes from the coding sequence ATGCGCACGACCTCCTACAGCGACCTCCGGAAGAACCTCGCGGCCACGCTCGATCGCGTGACCGAGGACCACGAGCCTGTCGTCATCACCCGTGACCGCGGAAAGCCGGCGGCCGTGCTGATCTCCCTCGAAGATTTCGCCTCCTATGAGGAGACGGCCTATCTGCTGAAAAGCCCGCGCAACGCCGAGCGCCTGCTTGCGTCGATCAAAGAACTCGAAGCTGGCGGCGGCGCAGAGCGTAAGCTTTCCGAATGA
- a CDS encoding polyhydroxyalkanoate depolymerase: MYNAYKAYADLSDQIRLAAASSERILSLWGTMQFAAPLRCFQAYHELVALGGFTHRRPDYGIAEVTTDAGETVPVVEEVVATTPFCDLLRFSRQGASGEPRVLLLAPMSGHFATLLRGTIRTMLRDHEVYVSDWRNPRDVPLHEGTFGFEDFVQHIIDFLKFMGPQSHLVAVCQPTVPALAAVALMAQDQDPDTPASLTLMAGPIDTRISPTKVNEFATSKPIEWFREKMISKVPHGLPGAGRRVYPGFMQLSAFMSMNMDRHRNAFADLFKHRVDGDHAKADQIRTFYEEYFAIMDLDADFYLHTIETVFQKYALPEGNLTFKGRKVEPRAIKKTFLLTVEGEKDDICAIGQTLAAQDLCSGLRPYMKSHHMQAGVGHYGVFNGRRWDNHIYPVLREHIRGSM, translated from the coding sequence ATGTATAACGCCTATAAGGCCTATGCCGACCTCTCCGACCAGATTCGCCTGGCGGCGGCAAGCAGCGAACGCATCCTGAGCCTCTGGGGGACGATGCAATTCGCCGCGCCCCTGCGCTGCTTTCAGGCCTATCACGAGCTCGTGGCGCTTGGCGGCTTCACGCATCGCCGGCCGGACTACGGCATTGCGGAGGTGACGACCGACGCGGGCGAGACGGTGCCCGTGGTCGAGGAGGTCGTCGCGACAACCCCTTTCTGCGACCTGCTGCGCTTTTCCCGCCAGGGCGCGAGCGGCGAGCCGCGCGTGCTGCTGCTCGCGCCCATGTCGGGCCATTTCGCGACGCTCCTGCGCGGCACGATCCGCACCATGCTGCGCGACCACGAGGTCTATGTCAGCGACTGGCGCAACCCGCGCGACGTTCCGCTTCATGAGGGGACCTTCGGCTTCGAGGATTTCGTCCAGCATATCATCGACTTCCTGAAATTTATGGGACCACAGTCGCATCTCGTGGCCGTCTGCCAGCCCACCGTCCCGGCGCTCGCCGCCGTGGCGCTGATGGCGCAGGACCAGGACCCCGATACGCCGGCCAGCCTGACGCTGATGGCGGGGCCGATCGACACCCGCATCTCGCCCACCAAGGTCAATGAGTTCGCCACCTCCAAGCCGATCGAGTGGTTCCGCGAGAAGATGATCAGCAAGGTGCCGCATGGCCTGCCGGGCGCAGGGCGGCGCGTCTATCCGGGCTTCATGCAGCTTTCGGCCTTCATGAGCATGAATATGGATCGGCACCGGAACGCCTTCGCCGACCTCTTCAAGCACCGTGTCGACGGCGATCACGCCAAGGCCGACCAGATCCGAACATTTTACGAGGAATATTTCGCGATCATGGATCTCGATGCGGATTTTTATCTGCACACGATCGAGACCGTTTTCCAGAAATACGCCCTGCCCGAAGGCAATCTGACCTTCAAAGGGCGCAAGGTCGAACCCCGCGCCATCAAGAAAACCTTCCTGCTCACGGTCGAGGGCGAGAAGGACGACATTTGCGCCATCGGCCAGACGCTCGCCGCGCAAGACCTGTGCAGCGGCCTGCGCCCTTATATGAAGTCACATCACATGCAGGCCGGCGTCGGCCATTATGGGGTGTTCAACGGCAGGCGTTGGGACAATCATATCTACCCCGTGCTGCGCGAACATATCCGCGGCAGCATGTGA
- the lepA gene encoding translation elongation factor 4, translating into MSTPRKFDNIRNFSIVAHIDHGKSTLADRLIQETGTLAAREMVEQVLDSMDIERERGITIKAQTVRLHYRAADGKDYVLNLMDTPGHVDFAYEVSRSLKACEGSLLVVDASQGVEAQTLANVYQAIDAGHEIVPVLNKIDLPAAEPDRIKEQIEEVIGLDAKDAVLISAKTGIGIPDVLEAIVTRLPPPQGDEKAPLKALLVDSWYDAYLGVVVLVRIFDGTLKKGQKIQMMGTGAHYEVDKIGVFRPKMQDVAELGPGEVGFITAQIKQVADTRVGDTITDERKPCDEALPGFKPAQPVVFCGLFPVDAADFEDLRAAIGKLRLNDASFSYEMETSAALGFGFRCGFLGLLHLEIIQERLSREFNLDLIATAPSVVYQILLTNGDEIELHNPADMPDVVKIEEIKEPWIRATILTPDDYLGSVLKLCQDRRGIQVDLNYVGKRAMAVYDLPLNEVVFDFYDRLKSISKGYASFDYQLTDYRAGDLVKMSILVNAEPVDALSMLVHRTRAEGRGRQMCEKLKELIPPHMFQVPIQAALGGKIIARETVRAFRKDVTAKCYGGDVTRKRKLLEKQKEGKKKMRQFGRVEIPQEAFIAALKMED; encoded by the coding sequence ATGAGCACCCCCCGCAAATTCGACAACATCCGCAATTTCTCGATCGTGGCGCATATCGACCACGGCAAGTCGACGCTCGCCGACCGGCTGATCCAGGAGACCGGGACGCTCGCGGCGCGCGAGATGGTCGAGCAGGTGCTCGATTCCATGGATATCGAGCGCGAGCGCGGCATCACCATCAAGGCGCAGACCGTGCGCCTGCATTACCGGGCCGCGGACGGCAAGGATTACGTCCTGAACCTGATGGACACGCCCGGCCACGTCGACTTCGCCTATGAGGTCTCGCGCTCGCTCAAGGCCTGCGAGGGCTCGCTGCTCGTGGTGGACGCCTCCCAGGGCGTCGAGGCGCAGACGCTCGCCAATGTCTATCAGGCCATCGACGCGGGGCACGAGATCGTGCCCGTGCTCAACAAGATCGACCTGCCGGCGGCCGAGCCCGACCGCATCAAGGAGCAGATCGAGGAGGTGATCGGCCTCGACGCCAAGGACGCGGTGCTCATCTCTGCCAAGACCGGCATCGGCATTCCGGACGTGCTGGAGGCGATCGTCACCCGCCTGCCGCCGCCCCAGGGCGACGAGAAGGCGCCCCTGAAGGCGCTGCTGGTCGACAGCTGGTACGACGCCTATCTCGGCGTCGTGGTGCTGGTGCGCATCTTCGACGGCACGCTGAAAAAGGGCCAGAAGATCCAGATGATGGGCACGGGCGCCCATTATGAGGTCGACAAGATCGGCGTGTTCCGCCCCAAGATGCAGGACGTCGCCGAGCTTGGCCCCGGAGAGGTCGGCTTCATCACCGCGCAGATCAAGCAGGTCGCGGATACGCGCGTCGGCGACACGATCACCGATGAGCGCAAGCCCTGCGACGAGGCGCTGCCGGGCTTCAAGCCGGCGCAGCCGGTGGTGTTCTGCGGCCTCTTCCCCGTCGACGCCGCCGACTTCGAGGATTTGCGCGCCGCGATCGGCAAGCTGCGCCTGAACGACGCGAGCTTCTCCTATGAGATGGAGACCTCCGCCGCGCTCGGTTTCGGCTTCCGCTGCGGCTTTCTGGGCCTGCTGCACCTGGAGATCATTCAGGAGCGGCTGTCGCGCGAGTTCAATCTCGACCTGATCGCGACGGCGCCGTCGGTCGTCTACCAAATCCTGCTGACCAATGGCGACGAGATCGAGCTGCACAATCCGGCGGACATGCCGGATGTGGTGAAGATCGAGGAGATCAAAGAGCCCTGGATTCGCGCCACGATCCTGACGCCCGACGATTATCTGGGCTCGGTGCTCAAGCTTTGTCAGGATCGGCGCGGCATACAGGTGGATTTGAACTATGTCGGCAAGCGCGCCATGGCGGTCTATGACCTGCCGCTCAACGAGGTGGTGTTCGATTTCTACGATCGCCTGAAGTCGATCTCCAAGGGCTACGCCTCATTCGACTATCAGCTCACCGACTATCGCGCCGGCGATCTGGTGAAGATGAGCATCCTCGTGAACGCCGAGCCGGTGGACGCTTTGTCGATGCTCGTGCACCGCACCCGGGCCGAGGGGCGCGGCCGGCAGATGTGCGAGAAGCTCAAGGAGCTGATCCCGCCGCATATGTTCCAGGTGCCGATCCAGGCCGCGCTCGGGGGCAAGATCATCGCCCGCGAAACCGTGCGCGCCTTCCGCAAGGACGTGACCGCCAAATGCTATGGCGGGGACGTGACCCGTAAGCGGAAGCTCTTGGAGAAGCAGAAGGAAGGCAAGAAGAAGATGCGCCAGTTCGGGCGGGTGGAAATCCCGCAGGAGGCGTTTATCGCGGCGCTGAAGATGGAGGACTAG
- a CDS encoding lipoprotein: MRWLFLFVAAAVLAGCNSPGSRDVANAQYAADSYEQSSAAYRMCAAQNASDPQKCDALAHVMEADKKRYEATARN; this comes from the coding sequence ATGCGTTGGCTGTTCCTTTTTGTGGCTGCGGCGGTTCTCGCGGGATGTAACAGCCCTGGGTCCAGAGACGTTGCGAACGCTCAATATGCCGCCGATTCCTACGAGCAATCTTCGGCGGCCTACCGGATGTGCGCTGCGCAGAACGCAAGCGACCCGCAAAAATGCGACGCTCTGGCCCATGTGATGGAAGCCGACAAAAAGCGTTACGAAGCCACAGCTCGAAACTGA
- a CDS encoding DMT family transporter: MDLALLALLAALVTALCQSATDLGTKAATRYADDRAILAAQWNAGALLLVIACLIVYPGLAAAPITTLDALTQPGFTKLLAWSGVLNVVAYFLYIRGFRLSDASLVAPLVLLTPVLMLVTSPIMTGEQAPPMGMFGVLFTVLGVGLLDANRANGKRFNFAVFVRDAGARYMLVTATIWSVTANIDKLGVKASTPLIWIAAVTIVIALCANVYWALGPRKTPRLSSLRYALLAGSAMAFGNTVQMWALTILFTPYVIAIKRLSALFTVLASSHVLKEETGGRLLGAAVMLAGAVMIALART; this comes from the coding sequence ATGGACCTCGCCCTGCTTGCTCTCCTCGCGGCGCTCGTCACCGCGCTCTGCCAATCCGCCACCGATCTCGGCACCAAGGCCGCGACGCGCTATGCCGACGACCGCGCGATCCTCGCCGCCCAATGGAACGCCGGCGCGCTGCTGCTCGTCATCGCCTGCCTCATCGTCTATCCGGGGCTCGCCGCCGCGCCGATCACGACGCTCGACGCGCTGACGCAGCCGGGCTTTACGAAGCTCCTCGCCTGGTCCGGCGTTCTCAACGTCGTCGCCTATTTCCTGTACATAAGGGGTTTCCGCCTCTCCGACGCCTCGCTCGTCGCGCCGCTGGTGCTGCTGACGCCGGTGCTGATGCTGGTCACCTCGCCGATCATGACCGGCGAGCAGGCGCCGCCGATGGGGATGTTCGGCGTGCTGTTCACCGTGCTCGGCGTCGGCCTTCTCGACGCCAACCGGGCGAACGGCAAAAGGTTCAATTTCGCCGTCTTCGTCCGGGACGCCGGCGCGCGCTACATGCTCGTCACCGCCACGATCTGGAGCGTCACCGCCAATATCGACAAGCTCGGCGTGAAGGCCTCGACGCCGCTCATCTGGATTGCGGCGGTGACCATCGTCATCGCGCTTTGCGCGAATGTCTATTGGGCGCTCGGTCCACGCAAGACGCCGCGCCTCTCCTCGCTACGCTACGCGCTGCTCGCGGGATCGGCCATGGCCTTCGGCAATACGGTGCAGATGTGGGCGCTGACGATCCTGTTCACGCCCTATGTCATCGCCATCAAACGCCTCTCGGCGCTCTTCACCGTGCTCGCAAGCTCCCATGTGCTGAAGGAGGAGACTGGCGGGCGCCTCCTCGGCGCGGCGGTGATGCTGGCGGGAGCGGTAATGATCGCGCTGGCTAGGACTTAA
- a CDS encoding glutathione S-transferase family protein has protein sequence MPTATLTISSKNYSSWSLRGWLLMKLSGLPFEEITVDPDDATAREEILLLSPSIRVPCLTYGDFRIWDTLAIGEFLNEIAPDAKLLPADRLSRARCRSICGELHSGFNALRSALPMNLKGHFPKFKVWSKAQGDVARVAEIWRESIELHGGPYLFGDRISMADAMYAPVVTRFRTYDVALDPLCEDYCDRILAWPAMQEWLEAAKLEKDEIEELEVEF, from the coding sequence ATGCCGACCGCGACGCTTACCATCAGCAGCAAGAACTATTCGTCCTGGTCGCTTCGCGGCTGGCTGTTGATGAAGCTTTCCGGCCTTCCCTTCGAGGAGATCACGGTCGACCCCGACGACGCGACGGCGCGCGAGGAGATTCTGCTGCTCTCGCCCTCGATCCGCGTGCCCTGTCTCACCTACGGCGATTTCAGGATTTGGGACACTTTGGCGATCGGCGAGTTCCTCAATGAGATCGCGCCGGACGCCAAGCTACTGCCGGCCGATCGCCTGAGCCGGGCGCGTTGCCGCTCGATCTGCGGCGAGCTGCACTCGGGCTTCAATGCGCTGCGCTCGGCGCTGCCGATGAACCTCAAGGGGCATTTCCCGAAATTCAAAGTGTGGTCGAAGGCGCAGGGCGACGTCGCGCGCGTCGCGGAAATCTGGCGCGAGAGCATCGAGCTGCACGGCGGGCCCTATCTCTTCGGCGATCGGATTTCCATGGCGGACGCCATGTATGCGCCGGTGGTGACCCGCTTCCGCACCTATGACGTCGCGCTCGATCCTCTCTGCGAGGACTATTGCGACCGCATTCTCGCCTGGCCGGCGATGCAGGAATGGCTCGAGGCGGCGAAGCTGGAGAAGGACGAGATCGAAGAGCTCGAGGTCGAGTTCTGA